The following nucleotide sequence is from Streptomyces xiamenensis.
CGTCCAGCGGTACGCGGCCGACCCGGACGCGGTACGGCTCGCCGCCTGGTTCCACGACGCTGTCTACGACCCGCGCGAGGCCGCGACCAACGAGGAGGAGAGCGCCGAGCTCGCCGAGGACCGGCTGCCGCCGGGCGGGCGCGGCGCCGAGGTCGCCCGGCTGGTACGGCTCACCGCCACCCACGACGCCGGCCCCGGGGACACCAACGGCGCGGCGCTGTGCGACGCCGACCTCGGGGTGCTGGCCGGCTCACCGGCCCGGTACGCCGCCTACGCCGCCGAGGTCCGGCAGGAGTACGGCTTCGTGCCGGACGCCGCCTTCCGCACCGGCCGCGCCGATGTGCTGCGCCGGCTGCTCGCGCTGCCGCGTCTGTTCCACACCCCGCACGGCGCCGCTCACTGGGAGGCCACCGCCCGCTACAACGTCGCGGCGGAGCTCTCGCTGCTCACCGGCTGACCCGCCGTACCGCAGGCCACCACCCGCGAGCGCCGCACCGACAGCCGGGACTGCGCGAAGGCCAGTCCGAGCCCGCCCAGGGCGATCAGCGCGCCCACCCACGCGGTCCACGTGTAGCCGAACCCGGCGTTGATGACCAGGCCGCCCACCCAGGGGCCCAGCGTGTTGCCGGCGTTGAACGAGGAGGTGGCGGTCGCGCCGGCCAGGGTGGGGGCACCCTCGGTCACGTTGAAGATCCGGGCGTTCAGAGCCGGGGCGCACAGGAACGAGGCGAAGCCCAGCAGTCCGGCCAGCAGCACCGCCGCCACCGGGAACCGGGCGGTCAGCGCCAGCACGGCCAGCACCGTCGCGGCGCCGCCCAGGCCCGCGTACAGGGTGCCGAACATGTGCGCGTCCGCGACCCGCCCGCCGACGATCGTGCCGCCCAGCGCACCCGCGCCGTACAGCACCAGGACGCCCGGAACCCAGGACTCGCTGAGGCCGGTCACATCGGTCAGCAGCGGCGCCAGGTAGGAGAAGAGGCAGAACGTTCCGGCGGCGAACAGCACCGTGGTCGCCATCGCCAGCAGCACCGCGCCGTCCCGGTAGACACGCAGTTCCTCGCGGAGCCGGGGGCGTGCCGGGGCCTCGCCGTCCGCCGTCTCGCGGTCCCTGGGGACGAAGAGCACCACCCCCACCAGCGCGACCGCCGTCATGAGGGTCACCGCCCAGAACGAGGACCGCCAGCCCAGGTGCTGGCCCAGGAACGCCCCGCCGGGCACCCCCGCGATGTTGGCGATGCTCAGCCCGCCGATCATCACCGCCATGGCCCGGGCCCTGGCGTCCACCGGCACCAGCGAGATCGCCACGGCCGCGCCCACCGCCCAGAAACCGGCGCACGCCAGCGCGCTCACCACCCGGGAGGCGAACAGCAGCGCGTACCCGTCCGCGAGCGCCCCCACTACATGGCCGACGCCGAACGCCGCCAGCAGCCCGATCAGCGTCACCCGGCGCGGCAGCCGCTGCGTCGCCACCGCGAGCACCGGCGCGCCGACCACCATCCCGATCGCGAACGCCGAGATCAGCAGCCCGGCCGTCGGGATCGACACGTCCAGATCGTCGGCCACCTCGGGCAGCAGCCCGGAGAGCATGAACTCCGAGGTGCCGAGGGCGAAGACCGCCACCCCCAGAATGAGGACGGCGGTGGGCAGCCGGGTACGGGAGGCCGGCGCAGTCGCCGGGACGGAGGCCGGGGCGGCGTCAGTGGAATCAGGCACGGGAGGG
It contains:
- a CDS encoding Cmx/CmrA family chloramphenicol efflux MFS transporter — its product is MPTAVLILGVAVFALGTSEFMLSGLLPEVADDLDVSIPTAGLLISAFAIGMVVGAPVLAVATQRLPRRVTLIGLLAAFGVGHVVGALADGYALLFASRVVSALACAGFWAVGAAVAISLVPVDARARAMAVMIGGLSIANIAGVPGGAFLGQHLGWRSSFWAVTLMTAVALVGVVLFVPRDRETADGEAPARPRLREELRVYRDGAVLLAMATTVLFAAGTFCLFSYLAPLLTDVTGLSESWVPGVLVLYGAGALGGTIVGGRVADAHMFGTLYAGLGGAATVLAVLALTARFPVAAVLLAGLLGFASFLCAPALNARIFNVTEGAPTLAGATATSSFNAGNTLGPWVGGLVINAGFGYTWTAWVGALIALGGLGLAFAQSRLSVRRSRVVACGTAGQPVSSESSAATL
- a CDS encoding HD domain-containing protein, translating into MSGHEDDSALIARFPGPPALAQELLGRWREPHRRYHTVTHLRAVLDRLEELDVQRYAADPDAVRLAAWFHDAVYDPREAATNEEESAELAEDRLPPGGRGAEVARLVRLTATHDAGPGDTNGAALCDADLGVLAGSPARYAAYAAEVRQEYGFVPDAAFRTGRADVLRRLLALPRLFHTPHGAAHWEATARYNVAAELSLLTG